From the genome of Leptospiraceae bacterium, one region includes:
- a CDS encoding metal (Ni/Fe) hydrogenase large subunit produces the protein MSKILQYDAITGIFRLDRTMDIYAFRQNATSVKMERLDDFDPRENYSNEKVPLPLLRHSFGVSEGEVEDYSKLHNYSDMNDREREIAVCLNSDGSIQNLEYRGIKLPIGKESYSHVVGPIHAGIIEPGHFRFYVTGEVIQKLHIRLGYQKRGVYSLLKNKKPMQAIPIVEAVATDSCASYSTALSEIYEKAFDIKVTDETKLWRIVFRELERIAIHIGDMGAVAGDIGFYPLLGLCSTDRGVPLGILETLTGSRFAKGCIYPGEVKLNRKLEKSDLPLLSDNLKKAEKRLESQILRALHSTTFKERLQSCGTISRHQVYKNSFVGMAARCTGVVQDLRLSENIYNQVGMTLWLEDYREELMGDAWSRFFLRYIEFKNSCEFLINILPKLDISSGTRGRPLCMKYTECEPGLYYSSVEGWRGPVLIALDLNQDTSIRQAYIRDPSVLNWHALELAVRKELIGDFPLNNKSFNLSYVGVDL, from the coding sequence ATGTCTAAGATACTACAATATGATGCCATTACTGGAATCTTTCGCCTGGACCGGACTATGGATATTTACGCATTCCGTCAGAATGCAACTTCAGTAAAAATGGAGCGCCTGGATGATTTTGATCCCAGGGAAAATTATTCTAATGAAAAAGTTCCCCTACCTCTTTTGCGCCATAGTTTTGGTGTTTCGGAAGGTGAGGTAGAAGATTATTCGAAATTGCATAACTATTCCGATATGAACGATAGAGAACGAGAAATTGCAGTTTGTCTGAATTCGGATGGAAGTATTCAAAATCTTGAATATAGGGGAATTAAGCTTCCTATCGGTAAAGAAAGCTACTCTCATGTAGTAGGCCCAATTCACGCAGGGATTATTGAGCCGGGACACTTTCGTTTTTACGTTACCGGTGAAGTGATTCAAAAGCTTCATATCCGATTGGGATATCAGAAACGAGGTGTTTATTCTCTTTTAAAAAATAAGAAACCAATGCAGGCTATACCTATTGTCGAGGCTGTAGCCACAGATTCCTGCGCATCCTACAGCACCGCTCTTTCCGAAATTTATGAAAAAGCTTTTGATATAAAAGTTACAGATGAGACAAAACTCTGGAGAATTGTATTTAGAGAGTTAGAACGAATAGCCATTCATATCGGCGATATGGGGGCAGTTGCCGGTGATATAGGTTTTTATCCCCTTCTCGGGCTTTGCTCTACCGACAGAGGTGTTCCACTGGGTATTTTAGAAACTTTAACCGGATCTCGTTTTGCGAAGGGCTGTATTTATCCGGGGGAAGTTAAGCTCAATCGTAAATTAGAGAAATCTGATTTACCACTATTGAGTGACAATTTAAAGAAAGCCGAAAAACGTCTGGAGTCCCAGATTTTGCGAGCTCTACACTCCACCACTTTTAAAGAAAGGCTTCAGTCCTGCGGAACTATCAGTCGACACCAGGTATATAAAAATTCTTTTGTGGGGATGGCTGCACGTTGTACGGGAGTCGTTCAGGATCTTCGCTTATCTGAAAACATATACAATCAGGTAGGAATGACTCTATGGTTGGAAGACTATCGAGAAGAGTTGATGGGTGATGCTTGGTCCAGATTTTTCTTGCGTTATATTGAATTTAAAAATAGCTGTGAATTTCTTATCAATATATTACCTAAACTTGATATTTCTTCAGGAACTCGTGGTCGACCACTCTGCATGAAATATACAGAATGTGAACCCGGTCTTTATTATAGCTCAGTCGAAGGATGGAGAGGGCCGGTTCTTATCGCACTCGATTTGAATCAGGATACAAGCATTCGACAGGCTTACATTCGAGATCCTTCCGTGTTAAACTGGCATGCTCTTGAACTGGCAGTAAGAAAAGAATTGATTGGTGATTTTCCCTTGAATAATAAGTCTTTTAACCTGAGCTATGTGGGAGTTGATTTATGA